The Nicotiana tabacum cultivar K326 chromosome 14, ASM71507v2, whole genome shotgun sequence genome contains a region encoding:
- the LOC142168784 gene encoding uncharacterized protein LOC142168784: MMPLSIYKKLGIGRARPISMLLQLADRMVKRPSGILDDVLVQVGKFVFPTDFVILDCKVDEEIPIILGRSFFATGRALIDCETGELKMRLNNGEITFNVQKSMR, translated from the coding sequence ATGATGCCATTGTCTATCTATAAAAagttaggcattggaagagcaaGGCCCATATCCATGTTACTGCAGCTAGCTGACCGAATGGTGAAAAGGCCATCAGGTATACTTGACGATGTACTTGTGCAAGTTGGAAAATTCGTATTTCCAACagattttgtcattttggactgcAAGGTTGAtgaggagattcccataattttgggaaggtcgTTCTTTGCCACAGGGAGAGCTCTGATTGATTGTGAAACGGGGGAGCTAAAAATGAGGCTGAATAATGGAGAAATAACATTTAATGTGCAAAAGTCTATGCGGTAA